TCATGAATTTCGTCAAAGGCGTAATTTTTTTCCTGCATTTTCAGGTAAATGCTGTAAAGATGCTTGAAACGTCCGACGATCTCGTGTCCGACTCCGGCGGTTTTTAATTCCTTGTCCAGAATATTTTTCGTTTTTTGGATATACTGGTTGTTTTCCGCCCGGCGCTCAACTTCATATTTATATTGCAGCTTTTTGAATTCTTCCGGATAAAGGACCTTGAAGCAAATGTCTTCCATCTGCCATTTTAATTCCCAGATGCCCAGGAGTTCGGCGATCGGCACGTAAATTTCCAGGCTTTCTTTGGCGATCCGTTCCTGCTTATCTTTAGGCAAGGCGTCGATCGTGCGCAGATTATGCAGGCGGTCGCTGAATTTTATCATGACGATGCGGACGTCGGCGGCGAGCGCCAAAAACATTTTCCGCAAATTTTCCCGATAGCGCTGGATGCCCCGGTAGCGGATTTTTCCCACTTTGGTTACGCCCCTGACCAAGTTGCTGACTTCGCGGCCGAAGTTTTTTTCCACCTCGGCGAAAGTGTAGCTTGTGTCTTCCGGCACGTCGTGCAGCAGTCCGGCGATGATCGTGTTCAGATCGGCTTTCATCCGCGCCAAAACAAAAGCCGTATGCAGGCTGTGCTGGATATAAGGTTCGCCGCTTTTCCTGGTCTGGCCTTCGTGGGCTCGGGCGGCAAAATCATAAGCCAGCCAGATTAAATCAACGTCCGCTTTGGGGTTGTTTTGTTTCACTTTTTCCGCGATTTGCTCGATAGTCATAAACAGGGAGCAAAAGAACAAAGAGCAAAGAACATTACGCGAATTTTTAGCGAGTTTGTTCGATGTTCTTTGCTTTGTGCTCTTTGTTTTTTGTGGTATAATATCATTTAATAACAAAGGTGTGGATTAGTCAATCGGATAGAATATTTGAAAATTGGAAAATTTGATAATTTGCCAGCCTAATCAGCGATTTTAAATGTTTAATTTTCCAATTTTCCAATTTTTTTTGATGCGCAAAAAAATACTCAAAATCTTTATTGTCGTTTTTGTTTTGGTCGCGGTTTTTGCCGTGGCTAAAATTAGTTTCGCCCAGATCAATCTCGGCTTGGAATACGGCAATGCCACCGGGCTGGCCGCGACCGATCCGCGGCTGATCATCGGCCGGATCATCCAGATCTTTTTGGGCTTGCTGGGAGTCATCGCTTTGGGGCTGATCATTTACGGCGGATTTTTATGGATGACGGCGGGCGGCAACGAAGAGCAGATCGAGCGGGCGAAAAAAACTTTGGTCAGCGCGATCATCGGCTTAGCCATAATTTTGTCGGCTTTTGGCATCGCCACTTTTATTTTAAATTCTTTATTAGGCGCGACCGGAGCCGGACCCGGGGGAGGCAATAATATCGGCGGGCCGCCCGGGGGCGGTATCAACGGGGCCGGAGCGATCGGCGAATGCAGCGTGCAAAATGTTTACCCCGTGCCCAATCAAATGGCGGTGTTCAGAAACACGGCGATTTTTGTCACTTTTAAGGAAGCGGTCGATCCCAAGACGATCTGCGCCAGCGCCGACAAGGGCGTATCCTGCTGCGCCTCGGCGGATAATAACGGAAAATGTTTGACGCCGTCGGCGATAAAAATTTCCAACGTGCAGATTTACAAATCCAACGATGGCGATAATCCTTCGACTAATATGTCGGCGCAGGTTTTAGTGACGGCCGATCACAAAACATACACTTTCAGGCCGGCCAGCTATCTTGGCTCGGAGACGGACAGTATTTGGTACACGGTTAATTTGACGGCCGACGTGCAGCGGGAAAGCAATCATACTTCCGCTTTTACCGGTTCGGGCTGTTCGGGAAGTTTGAATTGGCAATTCCAGGTTTCCAACAAGATCGATTTGATTCCGCCGCAAGTGATTTCCAGCGGAGTTTATCCGCCGCCGGATAACGGCCGCGACAGTGAGGATAATGTTTTAGCGGCTCGAGCCGCGGGATCGATCACGGCCAGCGCGACGAGAGACCCGCAATATTTCGTGGCCGCGACCGGCACGGTGGCCAAGGCCGTTGCCGGCGATCCGTCAACTCCGGACGCGTCGATCACGGTCGATCCCAATCTTGACGCGGCCGCTTCCAATCTTAAAGTTGTCGTTTCCCAAAAGGCCAACGGTTTTAAGGCGGCGCTCTCCACCTCTGCCGGCGACAATCTGACCTCGGCCGATTTTGTCGGCAGTACCGTCATTTTTACCGGTACTTATTCTTTTTCCCTTGCCGCCAAAGGCGATTTGCACGAGGGTAATTCCTGGCTGGTCGATCTTACCGCGGCCAAGCAAGCCGATTCCTTGCAAGTCGGCTCGCTGGTTTATACTTTTGTAAAAAAATCCGGCGCTGATAATCAAATAACCGTGACCGGCGTGCCGGCCGATCTGGCGGCGAATATCGCCGCCGCCCTGGCCAAACAGGCGGGGATCACCGCGGATATTTCCGCCGCTAATCCTGATCAGGTTTCCGTGAGCGCGGCTACGGCCGGCGCGGCTGGCAATAATATCAATCTGTCTTTTAATTCTCCCGCCAAGTCCGGAGCGCTCGTGATCGTTCCGATGAGCGGCGGAGCCGATGGTTCGAGCAGCGCTGACCCCGACGTCAACACGGCCGGCAATCAGCCTGACCAGCCGATGAACACGGTCATCCAGATAAATTTCAATGAGCCGATCCTGCCTACGACCGTGGTCGGAAATTCCGCTGACGTGTCGGCGATCCAGGTCGTCGATGCTGACGGCAAGGTCGTGTCGGGAAAATTCGCCATTGCCAACCTTTATCAAACAGTGGAATTCACCAGCGATAACCAATGCGGCGTCAACGGCTGCGGCGAGCCGATCTATTGTCTGCCGCCCGACAGCCATTTGACCGTGAAAATCAAAGCGGCCAGCTTGGCGTCTTGCGATACCAATGCCGATTGCGTTGGCAAAAACGTTGACGGCAAGAACTACGATCAATGCCTTGATAATATTTGCAGTCAAAATCTGGGCGGTAATTATGCCGCGGCCGATCCTCCCGCCCCGGAAGTTCGCCGTTACCCCTTAGCCAATCTCCAGGCTTCGCCCTCGGGCGGTCCGGATGGCGTGACTGACGCGGCTTTCAATTCTCTCGATGGCGACCGCAACAATTACGCCGACGGTCCGGCCGCAAATTATAATGACAATCCGCCGATCTATTCCAATAACCAATCTTGTCAGGATAATTTTGAAAAGATCATCAAGGCGGTGATCGCGGCGCGCGTTAAGCAAAATAAAGTATTAGGAGAAATTACCTCGAGTTACTGCTCCAGCTGTGCTTGCGGAA
Above is a genomic segment from Patescibacteria group bacterium containing:
- a CDS encoding RelA/SpoT family protein codes for the protein MTIEQIAEKVKQNNPKADVDLIWLAYDFAARAHEGQTRKSGEPYIQHSLHTAFVLARMKADLNTIIAGLLHDVPEDTSYTFAEVEKNFGREVSNLVRGVTKVGKIRYRGIQRYRENLRKMFLALAADVRIVMIKFSDRLHNLRTIDALPKDKQERIAKESLEIYVPIAELLGIWELKWQMEDICFKVLYPEEFKKLQYKYEVERRAENNQYIQKTKNILDKELKTAGVGHEIVGRFKHLYSIYLKMQEKNYAFDEIHDVFALRILVGHISDCYKTLGIVHSLWKPKAGRFKDYIALPKPNGYRSLHTTVFGPEGKSVEFQIRTEEMNDEALYGIAAHWHYKRKYENEDRQQPRWVEEILELQKQIADTKDFIKNIQLDVFQHRIFVLSPKGDAFELPEGSTPIDFAYAVHTDIGNKAVGAKVNEQIATLDQELKNGDMVEIITEKNKKGPSYSWVSFVKSKRAKEKIKQNSQKYSIFGKFMPKFKDKEEK
- a CDS encoding pilin produces the protein MRKKILKIFIVVFVLVAVFAVAKISFAQINLGLEYGNATGLAATDPRLIIGRIIQIFLGLLGVIALGLIIYGGFLWMTAGGNEEQIERAKKTLVSAIIGLAIILSAFGIATFILNSLLGATGAGPGGGNNIGGPPGGGINGAGAIGECSVQNVYPVPNQMAVFRNTAIFVTFKEAVDPKTICASADKGVSCCASADNNGKCLTPSAIKISNVQIYKSNDGDNPSTNMSAQVLVTADHKTYTFRPASYLGSETDSIWYTVNLTADVQRESNHTSAFTGSGCSGSLNWQFQVSNKIDLIPPQVISSGVYPPPDNGRDSEDNVLAARAAGSITASATRDPQYFVAATGTVAKAVAGDPSTPDASITVDPNLDAAASNLKVVVSQKANGFKAALSTSAGDNLTSADFVGSTVIFTGTYSFSLAAKGDLHEGNSWLVDLTAAKQADSLQVGSLVYTFVKKSGADNQITVTGVPADLAANIAAALAKQAGITADISAANPDQVSVSAATAGAAGNNINLSFNSPAKSGALVIVPMSGGADGSSSADPDVNTAGNQPDQPMNTVIQINFNEPILPTTVVGNSADVSAIQVVDADGKVVSGKFAIANLYQTVEFTSDNQCGVNGCGEPIYCLPPDSHLTVKIKAASLASCDTNADCVGKNVDGKNYDQCLDNICSQNLGGNYAAADPPAPEVRRYPLANLQASPSGGPDGVTDAAFNSLDGDRNNYADGPAANYNDNPPIYSNNQSCQDNFEKIIKAVIAARVKQNKVLGEITSSYCSSCACGTLSPAGCESLMNTEMKNLGLPGAIKDSGGNLFIFDENENEPGYGACRIDNVSSVSCGSANIPYYYCANGDNFSWSFYVNKEMDTGAPVVSSVSPAAGETPKVGQDIKINFSKLMMATTLITGSTIIDNGQAKVTHKNINLWNTANNPVGYWIQTETIFGNNSPLLTNAIIKHGDFGESSAYRAQAGSAVRDIHQNCFKPSGDQSTCKNVSETQPSCCYGVATKNLDANGDCP